One Halosegnis longus DNA window includes the following coding sequences:
- a CDS encoding MBL fold metallo-hydrolase, which produces MHVHRVPVTFPNVPTGSVNAYLLAGESTVLVDPPERHPELDSLVADRGLDYVLATHHHSDHAGGIAHYAREHDATVACRAGRVAEFRAATGVDPDRTYREGTTIAGVRVVDTPGHAPEHVAFATPEGLIAGDLAIGEGSVAVAAPEGDMRAYVTSLRRVWARAPDRIYPGHGPIIEDARDACERLIAHRRKRERRILDVVADGADTLDAVTDGAYTKDISAVRELAVATVEAHVEKLAVEGRLRWDGEQVRPV; this is translated from the coding sequence GTGCACGTCCACCGCGTCCCGGTGACGTTCCCGAACGTCCCGACCGGCTCCGTCAACGCCTATCTGCTCGCCGGCGAGTCGACGGTCCTCGTCGACCCGCCCGAGCGCCACCCCGAACTCGACAGTCTCGTCGCCGACCGCGGGCTCGACTACGTCCTCGCGACGCACCACCACTCGGACCACGCGGGCGGTATCGCCCACTACGCCCGCGAGCACGACGCGACCGTCGCCTGTCGCGCCGGCCGCGTCGCCGAGTTCCGGGCGGCGACCGGCGTCGACCCCGACCGAACCTACCGTGAAGGAACGACTATCGCCGGCGTGCGCGTCGTCGACACGCCCGGCCACGCCCCCGAACACGTCGCGTTCGCGACGCCCGAGGGGCTGATTGCCGGCGACCTCGCCATCGGCGAAGGGTCCGTCGCCGTCGCCGCACCCGAGGGGGACATGCGCGCGTACGTCACCTCCCTACGCCGGGTCTGGGCGCGCGCACCCGACCGTATCTACCCGGGTCACGGACCGATTATCGAGGACGCGAGAGACGCCTGCGAGCGACTCATCGCACACCGGCGCAAGCGCGAGCGCCGGATTCTCGACGTGGTCGCCGACGGAGCCGACACCCTCGATGCCGTGACCGACGGCGCGTACACGAAGGATATCTCCGCGGTTCGCGAGCTCGCGGTGGCGACCGTCGAGGCCCACGTCGAGAAGCTGGCCGTCGAGGGGCGGCTCCGGTGGGACGGCGAGCAGGTCCGGCCGGTCTGA
- a CDS encoding MarR family transcriptional regulator, which translates to MSALTEKSVEENPLSDPEFRETLRELPPSAKLVAKVLDDESPLSQGQLAEESLLPDRTVRYALNRLEEEGLVGSRYSFHDARKQVYFLAN; encoded by the coding sequence ATGAGCGCACTAACCGAGAAGTCCGTCGAAGAGAACCCACTGTCCGACCCCGAGTTCCGCGAGACCCTGCGTGAACTCCCGCCGAGCGCAAAGCTCGTCGCGAAGGTGCTGGACGACGAGAGCCCGCTCTCGCAGGGCCAGCTCGCCGAGGAATCGCTGCTGCCCGACCGCACCGTCCGCTACGCCCTGAACCGCCTGGAGGAGGAGGGCCTCGTCGGCTCGCGCTACAGCTTCCACGACGCCCGCAAACAGGTCTACTTCCTCGCCAACTAA
- a CDS encoding glycosyltransferase, producing MRIAVVAFETTHRTARAGVERTESLARALSRRGHDVTVFCTQWWYGPDAGPWRIDDDLRHRRIDIAPDVLSSVARLPFQLARFRPDVIHATPAPPEVLLAAKVGATLSRAPLVCDWYGDEQFDSRLLGPARRAPSHTVVPSEYVESGLREDGIGGDFLTILPEFLEFDAIEAVEPAGEEHIVAGRRLDSDANLESLFLGLAELRREDWSATIIGDGPAREEFEQTAADLRIGDRVEFVGDVPREERIAHYRNAHTFVHTARRESFATELMWALACGCTGVVEYQSDSAAHELVERRPRGFRVTTSEEIADAIQASRELDHRTIDDDFREFDREAVLESLLALYRDLGAGR from the coding sequence ATGCGGATTGCCGTCGTCGCCTTCGAGACCACACACCGGACAGCCAGGGCCGGCGTCGAGCGCACGGAGTCGCTGGCGCGGGCGCTCTCCCGGCGTGGCCACGACGTGACCGTCTTCTGTACGCAGTGGTGGTACGGGCCCGACGCCGGCCCGTGGCGAATCGACGACGACCTCAGACACCGCCGCATCGACATCGCCCCCGACGTGCTCTCCTCGGTCGCCCGCCTCCCGTTCCAGTTGGCGCGGTTCCGTCCGGACGTGATTCACGCCACGCCCGCACCGCCCGAGGTGCTGCTCGCGGCCAAGGTCGGAGCGACGCTCTCGCGTGCCCCGCTCGTCTGTGACTGGTACGGCGACGAGCAGTTCGACTCCCGGCTTCTCGGCCCGGCCCGGCGCGCCCCGAGTCACACGGTCGTCCCCTCCGAGTACGTCGAATCCGGCCTGCGCGAGGACGGCATCGGGGGCGATTTCCTTACGATCCTGCCCGAGTTCCTGGAGTTCGATGCCATCGAGGCCGTCGAGCCGGCCGGCGAAGAGCACATCGTCGCGGGCCGCCGGCTCGATTCGGACGCGAATCTGGAGTCGCTGTTTCTCGGCTTGGCCGAACTCAGACGCGAGGACTGGTCCGCGACGATTATCGGCGACGGTCCGGCCCGCGAGGAGTTCGAGCAGACGGCCGCCGACCTCCGAATCGGCGACCGCGTCGAGTTCGTCGGCGACGTCCCGCGCGAGGAGCGCATCGCCCACTACCGGAACGCCCACACCTTCGTCCACACAGCTCGCCGAGAATCATTCGCCACCGAACTCATGTGGGCACTCGCCTGTGGCTGTACCGGTGTCGTGGAGTATCAGAGCGACTCGGCCGCCCACGAACTCGTAGAGCGGCGACCCCGCGGCTTCCGAGTCACCACCTCCGAGGAGATCGCCGACGCGATTCAGGCGTCGCGCGAACTCGACCACCGGACCATCGACGACGACTTCCGCGAGTTCGACCGCGAGGCGGTGCTCGAATCACTGCTCGCGCTGTATCGCGACCTCGGCGCTGGCCGGTAG
- the folP gene encoding dihydropteroate synthase: MQYHEAATWLFDLRRHSPRTGVEHTRHLLDSLDSPDESYAVVQIAGSNGKGSTAALLDRVLREAGLDVGLYTSPHLSDVRERVQVNGRKMPKRALAEYVETVEPYVRNRGAAGESPTFFETVTGMALWEFDRQDVDVAILEVGIGGKHDATSATSSVASAVTSVTLEHADLLGGTEAEIARDKAHVATDRPLVTATTGEAFDAVRDHTDGNVLTVGGDGRDVTTRYEGRVGIESDISLAGPDWAVETRLAMLGAHQAENAGVAAALARQVGDELDTDVSTDDLARGLRSAHWPGRFEVMSREPLVVLDGAHNPGSCETLTDTLGEFDYDDCHLVVGAMSDKDHAGMAAALPETDAVYTCRPDFARAERPEVLAESFHDATAFDTVGAAVEAALGAAGPSDAVVVCGSLFVVSEARDRWTATATPKRIRDADDARAALDGADVPASEQQPAELVHETRTLTVRPAQARRLDTAMAAVGGSCSVSGLDAQAREPVSVVLSGTTAEFDALDARLRETDPVLADRVADDAATDVDYPWTDRTAVMGILNVTPDSFHDGGEYNAVDAAVERAEEIVAEGADIIDVGGESTRPGAEPVPVDEEIDRLVPVIEEIRDLDALISVDTRRAETARATLDAGADIINDVSGLADPGMRFVAAEYDVPVVVMHSINAPVDPDVTVEYDDVVSDTIAQLRERILLAERAGLAREQIIVDPGIGFGKSATESFELLDRTGEFAALGCPVLVGHSHKSLFERVDHAAEDRYEATVAGSAIAADRGADIVRVHDVAGNVAAVRVAEETRTQGS; encoded by the coding sequence ATGCAGTATCACGAGGCGGCGACGTGGCTGTTCGACCTCCGGCGACACTCCCCGCGCACGGGCGTCGAACACACGCGTCACCTCCTCGATTCGCTCGACTCGCCCGACGAGAGCTACGCAGTCGTCCAAATCGCCGGCTCGAACGGCAAAGGCTCGACGGCCGCTCTCTTGGACCGCGTGCTCAGAGAGGCCGGTCTCGACGTGGGACTGTACACCTCGCCACACCTCTCGGACGTGCGCGAACGCGTGCAGGTGAACGGCCGAAAGATGCCGAAACGCGCGCTCGCCGAGTACGTCGAGACGGTCGAACCGTACGTGAGGAATCGCGGCGCTGCCGGCGAGTCGCCGACCTTCTTCGAGACCGTCACCGGCATGGCGCTGTGGGAGTTCGACAGACAGGACGTTGACGTGGCGATCCTCGAAGTCGGTATCGGCGGGAAACACGACGCCACCTCCGCGACGAGTTCCGTCGCCAGCGCGGTCACGAGCGTCACGCTCGAACACGCCGACCTGCTCGGGGGGACGGAGGCGGAAATCGCCCGCGACAAGGCCCACGTCGCGACGGACCGCCCGCTCGTCACCGCAACCACGGGCGAGGCGTTCGACGCGGTCCGCGACCACACCGACGGGAACGTGCTCACGGTCGGCGGGGACGGACGCGACGTAACTACGCGCTACGAGGGTCGCGTCGGCATCGAGAGCGACATCTCACTCGCCGGTCCGGACTGGGCGGTCGAGACGCGACTCGCGATGCTCGGGGCACACCAGGCCGAGAACGCGGGCGTCGCGGCCGCACTCGCCAGACAGGTCGGCGACGAACTCGACACGGACGTGTCGACCGACGACCTCGCGCGGGGACTCCGGAGCGCCCACTGGCCCGGTCGCTTCGAGGTGATGAGCCGCGAGCCGCTGGTCGTGCTCGACGGCGCACACAACCCCGGCAGCTGCGAGACGCTCACCGACACGCTCGGTGAGTTCGACTACGACGACTGCCATCTCGTCGTCGGCGCGATGAGCGACAAGGACCACGCCGGGATGGCCGCCGCGCTCCCCGAGACCGACGCGGTGTACACCTGCCGGCCCGACTTCGCGCGCGCCGAACGGCCGGAGGTGTTGGCCGAATCGTTCCACGACGCGACGGCGTTCGACACCGTCGGCGCGGCCGTCGAGGCGGCGCTCGGTGCCGCCGGCCCGTCGGATGCGGTCGTGGTCTGCGGCTCGCTGTTCGTCGTCTCCGAGGCGCGAGACCGCTGGACTGCGACGGCGACGCCGAAGCGCATCCGTGACGCCGACGACGCCCGCGCGGCCCTCGATGGGGCGGACGTGCCAGCGTCCGAACAGCAGCCGGCCGAGCTGGTCCACGAGACCCGGACCCTGACCGTCCGGCCCGCGCAGGCGCGGCGACTCGACACCGCGATGGCGGCCGTGGGCGGGAGCTGTTCCGTCTCGGGACTCGACGCGCAGGCCCGCGAGCCGGTTTCGGTCGTCCTGTCGGGGACGACCGCGGAGTTCGACGCGCTCGATGCGCGACTGCGAGAGACCGACCCCGTGCTCGCCGACCGCGTGGCCGACGACGCCGCGACCGATGTCGACTACCCCTGGACCGACCGCACCGCAGTCATGGGCATTCTGAACGTGACGCCCGACTCATTCCACGACGGCGGCGAGTACAACGCCGTCGACGCCGCGGTCGAGCGCGCCGAGGAAATCGTCGCCGAGGGCGCGGACATCATCGACGTGGGCGGCGAATCCACGCGCCCGGGCGCAGAGCCGGTTCCCGTCGACGAGGAAATCGACCGCCTCGTTCCGGTCATCGAAGAAATTCGCGACCTCGATGCGCTCATCTCCGTGGACACGCGGCGGGCCGAGACCGCACGCGCGACCCTCGATGCCGGCGCGGACATCATCAACGACGTGTCCGGACTGGCGGACCCGGGGATGCGCTTCGTCGCCGCCGAGTACGACGTCCCCGTCGTCGTGATGCACTCCATCAACGCCCCCGTCGACCCCGACGTGACCGTCGAGTACGACGACGTGGTGAGTGACACGATCGCCCAGCTCCGCGAGCGCATCCTGCTCGCCGAGCGCGCCGGTCTTGCTCGCGAGCAGATTATCGTCGACCCCGGCATCGGGTTCGGCAAGTCGGCGACAGAGAGCTTCGAACTGTTAGACCGCACGGGTGAGTTCGCCGCGCTCGGCTGTCCGGTCCTCGTGGGCCACTCCCACAAGTCGCTGTTCGAGCGCGTCGACCACGCGGCCGAGGACCGCTACGAGGCGACCGTCGCCGGCAGCGCCATCGCGGCCGACCGCGGGGCCGATATCGTCCGCGTGCACGACGTGGCGGGAAACGTCGCCGCCGTCCGCGTCGCGGAAGAGACCCGCACTCAGGGCTCCTGA
- a CDS encoding DEAD/DEAH box helicase family protein encodes MVSLTYDEGTIRVDGEVSVPLPGVERDPRSESGRAPAYRYAQLRDALRPLATDVRDDVLDLADVSDLHSSYDLRDYQRDALEAWEDHDRRGVLELPTGSGKTVIAIGAIERLATPTLVVVPTIDLLNQWRGELEAEFDVPVGQLGGGEQRVEPLTVATYDSAYLRADELGDQFGLLVFDEVHHLGGEGYRDIARLMAAPARLGLTATFERPDGAHEAIEELVGPKVYDLDVDDLAGDHLAPYDIKRIEVSLDPAERERYDEAQGTFTDYLRESDIQLRSGSDYQELVKRSGTDPKAREALLAKQRAREIVANADRKVETLSDIFERHADDRIIVFTAYTDLVYRLSERFLLPAITNETGTPERRQILDRFREGDYSRVVTANVLDEGVDVPDANVAVVLSGSGSQREFTQRLGRVLRPKEDGGRALLYEVVSEETSEERVAARRR; translated from the coding sequence ATGGTGTCGCTCACGTACGACGAGGGGACGATACGCGTCGACGGCGAGGTGTCCGTCCCGCTGCCGGGCGTCGAGCGCGACCCCCGCTCGGAGTCGGGTCGTGCGCCCGCCTACCGGTACGCCCAGCTCCGGGACGCGCTCCGCCCGCTCGCGACGGACGTGCGCGACGACGTACTCGACCTCGCCGACGTGTCCGACCTCCACTCGTCGTACGACCTCCGCGACTACCAGCGGGACGCGCTGGAGGCGTGGGAAGACCACGACCGCCGCGGCGTGCTCGAACTCCCGACCGGGAGCGGGAAGACGGTCATCGCCATCGGCGCAATCGAGCGGCTCGCGACGCCGACGCTGGTCGTCGTGCCGACTATCGACCTGCTGAATCAGTGGCGCGGCGAACTCGAAGCCGAGTTCGACGTACCGGTCGGGCAACTGGGCGGCGGTGAACAGCGCGTCGAACCGCTCACCGTGGCGACCTACGACTCGGCGTATCTCCGCGCCGACGAACTCGGCGACCAGTTCGGCCTGCTCGTCTTCGACGAGGTCCACCACCTCGGCGGGGAGGGCTACCGCGACATCGCGCGACTGATGGCCGCCCCCGCCCGCCTCGGCTTGACCGCCACCTTCGAGCGCCCCGACGGCGCACACGAGGCCATCGAGGAACTGGTCGGCCCGAAGGTGTACGACCTCGACGTGGACGACCTCGCGGGCGACCACCTCGCTCCATACGACATCAAGCGCATCGAGGTGTCGCTCGACCCGGCGGAACGCGAACGCTACGACGAGGCACAGGGCACCTTCACCGACTACCTCCGCGAGTCCGACATCCAGCTTCGGTCGGGGAGCGATTACCAGGAACTCGTCAAGCGGTCGGGCACCGACCCGAAGGCGCGGGAAGCCCTTCTAGCAAAACAGCGCGCGCGCGAAATCGTCGCCAACGCCGACCGCAAAGTCGAGACGCTTTCGGACATCTTCGAGCGCCACGCCGATGATAGAATCATCGTCTTCACCGCGTACACGGACCTCGTCTACCGGCTCTCCGAGCGGTTTCTCCTGCCGGCGATTACGAACGAAACTGGTACGCCAGAGCGCAGACAGATTCTCGACCGCTTTCGCGAAGGCGACTACTCTCGCGTCGTGACGGCGAACGTGCTCGATGAGGGCGTCGACGTACCTGACGCGAACGTCGCAGTGGTGCTCTCGGGGTCGGGGAGCCAACGGGAGTTCACCCAACGGTTGGGTCGCGTGCTCCGGCCGAAGGAGGACGGCGGCCGCGCCTTGCTGTATGAGGTTGTGAGCGAAGAGACGAGCGAGGAACGCGTGGCGGCACGGAGGCGCTAA
- a CDS encoding DUF790 family protein, whose product MLTKDLLRVSRRGGGYYPQFVGEDAAARDLAACVLGVYQGHVGETRGDLDSALADLEAEFEFKLVRGFAKLLDREATFETRAPLDPERTRRIVFECAESVGVATDADRREALSRAAERMRVSTDDIEQSLYADREVAQVLCAFDSRWTPETLCEQYDLSLAQTALFDATEVRVRSSDPATLVSTVKRLRLLYEIRRTDEGREVVVTGPDALFTRSRRYGTRFARLLRTVAGASEWTLEATIDDRNAERTLRLDESDVSVPGVEPVTEMTFDSGVEADFAARFQSLDLDWSLVREPEPLAAGEHVVIPDFAFDWNHGEFRVFLEVMGFWTPEYVEKKLSRFGDLEDVAFLVAVDESLGVGEAVEALTDGAIPYSGTVRVKDAVDALREYETDLLAEARDALPDELRPDDDVISLADLADAHGVSEQALDSVAFPDHDVVGRTLVRPTVLETVAETIEAGQSLDAAESTLAEHGLSDTSAVLSRLGYRVEWEGLGGGVLRAKS is encoded by the coding sequence ATGCTGACGAAGGACCTGCTTCGCGTCTCGCGGCGGGGTGGCGGCTACTACCCGCAGTTCGTCGGTGAGGACGCCGCGGCGCGTGACCTCGCGGCCTGCGTGCTCGGGGTGTATCAGGGCCACGTCGGGGAGACGCGCGGCGACCTCGATTCGGCGCTCGCCGACCTCGAAGCGGAGTTCGAGTTCAAACTCGTGCGCGGGTTCGCCAAGCTACTCGACCGGGAGGCCACTTTCGAGACGCGCGCGCCACTCGATCCCGAGCGCACCCGGCGTATCGTCTTCGAGTGCGCCGAGTCGGTGGGCGTCGCTACCGACGCCGACCGACGGGAGGCGCTCTCACGCGCGGCCGAACGGATGCGCGTCTCGACCGACGACATCGAGCAGTCGCTGTACGCCGACCGCGAGGTGGCACAGGTGCTCTGTGCGTTCGATTCGCGGTGGACGCCCGAGACGCTGTGTGAACAGTACGACCTCTCGCTCGCCCAGACCGCGCTGTTCGACGCGACCGAGGTGCGCGTTCGGTCGTCGGACCCGGCGACGCTCGTCTCGACGGTGAAGCGGCTTCGCCTGCTGTACGAGATTCGCCGCACGGACGAGGGTCGAGAGGTCGTCGTCACCGGACCGGACGCGCTGTTCACGCGGTCGCGCCGCTACGGGACCCGGTTCGCGCGCCTGCTCCGAACGGTCGCGGGCGCGAGCGAGTGGACGCTGGAGGCGACTATCGACGACCGCAACGCCGAGCGCACGCTCCGGCTGGACGAGTCGGACGTGTCTGTCCCCGGCGTCGAGCCGGTGACCGAGATGACCTTCGACTCGGGCGTCGAGGCCGACTTCGCGGCCCGGTTCCAGTCGCTCGACTTGGACTGGTCGCTGGTGCGTGAACCCGAGCCGCTCGCCGCCGGCGAACACGTCGTCATTCCGGATTTCGCCTTCGACTGGAACCACGGCGAGTTCCGCGTCTTCTTGGAGGTGATGGGCTTCTGGACGCCCGAGTACGTGGAGAAGAAGCTCTCCCGCTTTGGCGACCTCGAAGACGTGGCCTTCCTCGTCGCCGTCGACGAATCGCTCGGCGTCGGCGAGGCGGTCGAGGCGCTGACCGACGGCGCGATACCCTACTCGGGGACGGTCCGGGTGAAGGACGCGGTCGACGCGCTGCGCGAGTACGAGACCGACCTGCTCGCCGAGGCGCGCGACGCGCTCCCCGACGAACTGCGGCCCGACGACGACGTGATTTCGCTCGCCGACCTCGCCGACGCGCACGGCGTGAGCGAGCAGGCGCTCGACTCGGTGGCGTTCCCCGACCACGATGTCGTGGGACGCACCCTCGTCCGGCCGACCGTGCTCGAGACCGTCGCGGAGACCATCGAGGCCGGGCAGTCGCTCGACGCCGCGGAGTCGACGCTGGCCGAGCACGGTCTCTCGGACACGAGCGCCGTCCTCTCGCGGCTCGGCTACCGCGTCGAGTGGGAGGGGCTGGGCGGCGGCGTCCTCAGAGCAAAATCCTAG
- a CDS encoding NAD(P)/FAD-dependent oxidoreductase: MTERVIVLGGGAGGTMVANRLDRELGGLAEVVVLDRTPTHRYQPAFYLHPFGHADIDAHTRDVREYLRADVRFCEATVTGIDPDERTVATEGGYIEYDRLVVALGHETVAGPWAGEPHVYPFYRPEGARALGETLDALVERANGADAEPPVAADGGVATTGTEPTLPTPTTTRPLRVVVTEPEGSVSCGGAPAKAALLAEDYLADHGVPCDVTLAGPDDHVFGTGKKARYDAELADVFAARGVRYEGGFVVDEVADRRIESEDGRTLAYDLYLPVSPQRCPTVLTDESPLTAASEEGYVAVDRETMRHRTHDRVYALGDCTDAPTSKTAAAARKQAAALADNLTADAAGRAYESHYDGFAACPLLTQEGKAILAGYDYDGAMFPAVESRVGWLADVEAIPRLYWQVWLRGYLLGV; encoded by the coding sequence ATGACTGAGCGTGTCATCGTCCTCGGCGGCGGAGCCGGCGGGACGATGGTCGCGAACCGACTGGACCGCGAACTCGGCGGGCTGGCCGAGGTGGTCGTCCTCGACCGGACGCCGACCCACCGCTACCAGCCGGCCTTCTATCTCCACCCGTTCGGCCACGCCGACATCGACGCCCACACCCGCGACGTGCGCGAGTACCTGCGTGCCGACGTGCGGTTTTGCGAGGCGACCGTGACGGGTATCGACCCAGACGAACGGACGGTCGCGACGGAGGGCGGGTACATCGAGTACGACCGGCTCGTCGTCGCGCTCGGCCACGAGACCGTCGCCGGCCCGTGGGCGGGCGAGCCACACGTCTACCCGTTCTACCGGCCCGAGGGGGCACGCGCACTCGGCGAGACGCTCGACGCGTTGGTCGAGAGGGCGAACGGAGCCGACGCGGAGCCGCCGGTCGCGGCCGACGGCGGGGTCGCGACGACGGGAACCGAGCCGACGCTCCCGACACCGACGACAACGCGTCCGCTCCGGGTCGTCGTCACCGAACCCGAGGGGAGCGTCTCCTGTGGCGGCGCGCCGGCGAAGGCCGCCCTGCTCGCCGAGGATTATCTCGCCGACCACGGTGTCCCGTGTGACGTGACCCTCGCCGGTCCGGACGACCACGTCTTCGGGACCGGGAAGAAGGCACGCTACGACGCCGAACTCGCCGACGTGTTCGCTGCGCGGGGCGTACGGTACGAGGGTGGCTTCGTCGTCGACGAGGTGGCCGACCGGCGAATCGAGAGCGAGGACGGCCGAACGCTCGCGTACGACCTCTATCTCCCCGTCTCGCCACAGCGGTGTCCGACCGTCCTGACCGACGAGTCGCCCCTGACCGCAGCGAGCGAGGAGGGGTACGTCGCCGTCGACCGCGAGACGATGCGCCACCGCACGCACGACCGGGTGTACGCGCTCGGCGACTGCACCGACGCACCGACCTCGAAGACGGCCGCCGCCGCGCGCAAGCAGGCCGCCGCGCTCGCGGACAACCTCACCGCCGACGCGGCGGGGCGCGCGTACGAGTCGCACTACGACGGGTTCGCGGCCTGTCCCCTGCTCACACAGGAAGGAAAGGCGATTCTCGCAGGGTACGACTACGACGGCGCGATGTTCCCGGCCGTGGAGTCGCGCGTGGGGTGGCTGGCAGACGTGGAGGCGATTCCGCGCCTCTACTGGCAGGTGTGGCTCCGGGGGTATCTGCTGGGCGTCTAA
- a CDS encoding DUF7122 family protein — MRDNDGHQFGRLPATESDREVEGRPTREAVVDFWQDRYGIPTATWDDYSFWERGSGKIWAFHGEVPSPARIQGLGMSVLRTDHEHWKPTTNAAQRFGGLATDCVIHLDDPEATAFLAGHDQDIDRWEGDWGYLVVTHDIGVEPEPIGTGLYLYGELRSQIPKGRQRDL; from the coding sequence ATGAGAGACAACGACGGCCACCAGTTCGGCCGGCTCCCCGCGACCGAGTCCGACCGCGAGGTCGAGGGTCGCCCGACCCGCGAGGCAGTCGTCGACTTCTGGCAAGACCGCTACGGCATCCCGACCGCGACGTGGGACGACTACTCCTTCTGGGAGCGCGGCTCCGGGAAGATTTGGGCGTTCCACGGCGAGGTGCCCTCCCCCGCCCGGATTCAGGGACTCGGCATGTCGGTGCTCCGGACCGACCACGAACACTGGAAGCCGACGACGAACGCGGCCCAGCGCTTCGGCGGACTGGCGACCGACTGCGTCATCCACCTCGACGACCCGGAGGCGACGGCCTTCCTCGCGGGCCACGACCAGGACATCGACCGCTGGGAGGGGGACTGGGGGTATCTGGTCGTCACCCACGACATCGGCGTCGAGCCGGAGCCGATCGGCACGGGACTGTATCTGTACGGCGAACTGCGCTCGCAGATACCGAAGGGTCGCCAGCGCGACCTGTAG
- the cynS gene encoding cyanase: protein MLSRADATARLTEAKHEQGLDFVDLADAIDRDEVWTASLVFGDVSASETEARELCARLGIEDEAVVDALQREPYKGDEEATIPSDPMLYRLYEIPQVYGDAIKACVHEEFGDGIMSAIDFECHVDRIDHDDGDRVRITYEGKFLPYKKW from the coding sequence ATGCTCTCGCGAGCCGACGCCACGGCACGACTGACGGAGGCAAAACACGAACAGGGGCTCGATTTCGTCGACCTCGCGGACGCAATCGACCGCGACGAGGTGTGGACGGCCTCGCTCGTCTTCGGCGACGTGAGCGCGAGCGAGACGGAGGCCCGCGAGCTGTGTGCGCGACTCGGTATCGAGGACGAGGCGGTCGTCGATGCGCTCCAGCGGGAACCGTACAAGGGCGACGAGGAGGCGACGATTCCCTCGGACCCGATGTTGTACCGGCTCTACGAGATTCCACAGGTGTACGGCGACGCCATCAAGGCCTGCGTCCACGAGGAGTTCGGCGACGGCATCATGTCGGCCATCGACTTCGAGTGTCACGTCGACAGAATCGACCACGACGACGGCGACCGCGTCCGAATCACGTACGAAGGGAAGTTCCTCCCGTACAAGAAGTGGTGA
- a CDS encoding RsmB/NOP family class I SAM-dependent RNA methyltransferase, with product MDDPLARYEPLIDDYEQFRATCAEPLPQVVRVNTVKTTTDRATAALDDADIAYEQADWYEDLLRLDLEKPGNTWPYVHGWLYGQEEVSAIPGLVCDPQPGERVLDPCAAPGSKTTHLSALMNDTGLLVANDSNLGRLSALRSNTERCGLTNVAVTKSDARNFSLKPFGGERFDRVLADVPCSCEGTVRKNPDTFDEWTLDHVHGIAGIQKGVLSRSIEVTEPGGTVVYSTCTFAPEENEAVLDHVLGEHDVSLVDYDLPLETRPGVTEWDGEEFDPSVQQAKRVYPHLNDTGGFFCAKLEVHA from the coding sequence ATGGACGACCCGCTCGCCCGCTACGAGCCGCTCATCGACGACTACGAGCAGTTCCGGGCCACCTGCGCGGAGCCGCTCCCGCAGGTCGTCCGGGTGAACACCGTCAAGACGACGACCGACCGGGCGACGGCGGCGCTCGACGACGCCGACATCGCCTACGAACAGGCCGACTGGTACGAGGACCTCCTGCGACTGGACCTCGAAAAGCCCGGCAACACGTGGCCGTACGTCCACGGCTGGCTCTATGGACAGGAGGAGGTGTCCGCGATTCCCGGGCTCGTCTGTGACCCACAGCCCGGCGAGCGCGTGCTCGACCCGTGTGCTGCACCTGGCTCGAAGACCACACACCTCTCCGCGCTGATGAACGACACCGGCCTGCTCGTCGCCAACGACTCGAATCTCGGGCGGCTGTCGGCGCTCCGGTCGAACACCGAGCGCTGCGGGCTGACGAACGTCGCCGTCACGAAATCCGACGCCCGGAACTTCTCGCTCAAGCCCTTCGGCGGCGAGCGGTTCGACCGCGTGCTCGCGGACGTTCCCTGCTCGTGTGAGGGCACCGTTCGGAAGAACCCCGACACCTTCGACGAATGGACCTTGGACCACGTCCACGGCATCGCGGGCATCCAGAAGGGCGTGCTCTCCCGGTCCATCGAGGTGACCGAACCCGGCGGCACGGTCGTCTACTCGACGTGTACCTTCGCGCCCGAGGAGAACGAGGCCGTCCTCGACCACGTGCTCGGCGAGCACGACGTGTCCCTCGTCGACTACGACCTCCCGCTGGAGACGCGCCCCGGCGTGACCGAGTGGGACGGAGAGGAGTTCGACCCCTCAGTGCAGCAGGCCAAGCGCGTCTACCCGCACCTGAACGACACGGGCGGATTCTTCTGTGCGAAGCTGGAGGTGCACGCATGA